The following coding sequences lie in one Lolium perenne isolate Kyuss_39 chromosome 2, Kyuss_2.0, whole genome shotgun sequence genomic window:
- the LOC127334803 gene encoding probable carboxylesterase 12: MASSDAACPGDVEIELFPFIRVYKNGSIERLIGTDTVPASFDDATGVASKDVTIDPATGLSVRLYLPPAGGAKKLPVLVYVHGGGFMVQSAASPTYHRYLNALSARAGAIAVSAEYRRVPEHPLPAAYDDSWAALAWAIDACAAGAGPGGSEPWLAAHGDASRVFLAGDSAGANIAHNVALRAASEVLPLQPGAAIAGVMLVHPFFWDPSNTMAPELEVRIRREWAFTCARPDADVDDPRICPTSAGASARLAAMPCGRVMVAVAEDDFLAAKGRAYHAALLASGWRGEAELVDTPGQGHVFHLRRPGTEAAAEMLDRVADFISRA; the protein is encoded by the coding sequence ATGGCTTCCAGCGACGCCGCCTGCCCCGGCGATGTCGAGATCGAGCTGTTCCCCTTCATCCGCGTCTACAAGAACGGCAGCATCGAGCGCCTGATCGGCACCGACACCGTGCCGGCGTCCTTCGACGACGCCACGGGCGTGGCCTCCAAGGACGTCACCATCGACCCGGCCACCGGCCTCTCCGTCCGCCTCTACCTCCCTCCAGCCGGTGGCGCCAAGAAGCTGCCCGTCCTCGTGTACGTCCACGGCGGCGGCTTCATGGTCCAGTCCGCGGCGTCCCCGACGTATCACCGCTACCTCAACGCCCTCTCCGCCCGCGCCGGCGCCATCGCGGTGTCCGCGGAGTACCGCCGCGTGCCGGAGCACCCGCTCCCCGCGGCCTACGACGACTCCTGGGCGGCGCTCGCGTGGGCGATTGACGCCTGCGCCGCCGGCGCCGGGCCCGGGGGATCGGAGCCGTGGCTCGCGGCGCACGGGGACGCCTCCCGCGTGTTCCTCGCCGGCGACAGTGCCGGTGCCAACATCGCGCACAACGTCGCCCTGCGCGCCGCCTCCGAGGTGCTCCCGCTGCAGCCGGGCGCGGCGATCGCCGGCGTGATGCTGGTGCACCCTTTTTTCTGGGACCCGTCGAACACCATGGCGCCGGAGCTGGAGGTCAGGATCCGCCGCGAGTGGGCGTTCACGTGCGCGCGGCCCGACGCCGACGTGGACGACCCGAGGATCTGCCCGACGTCCGCCGGGGCGTCGGCGCGGCTCGCGGCGATGCCGTGCGGGAGGGTGATGGTGGCCGTGGCCGAGGACGACTTCCTGGCGGCCAAGGGGCGGGCGTACCACGCGGCGCTGCTCGCGAGCGGGTGGCGCGGGGAGGCGGAGCTGGTGGACACGCCGGGGCAGGGCCACGTGTTCCACCTCCGGCGACCGGGCACGGAGGCGGCCGCCGAGATGTTGGACCGCGTCGCGGATTTCATTTCTCGTGCTTGA